One window from the genome of Hippocampus zosterae strain Florida chromosome 7, ASM2543408v3, whole genome shotgun sequence encodes:
- the LOC127603757 gene encoding leucine-rich repeat and immunoglobulin-like domain-containing nogo receptor-interacting protein 1, producing MQAGRHYTVRWGAFCFLTAGLAVTSQVLGSCPHHCHCGTTSSTINCSYAQLAVVPERLPLDLTGLNLSHNAIRTLPPEQFGALTRLEDLDLSDNHLAYVDADAFLGLRSLLDLRLARNRLKVLPVGAFAGLSRLRLLDVSRNEILGFLDFTFRDLADLRVLEALHNDVVFISRQAFAGLSDLRQLHLDACNLTLVPTEAFARLGRLTVLHLHRLDSSVLPNYAFLGLARLKELIITDWPRLEMLSANSLVGLNLTSLAIRNCKISAVPYAALHHLVYLVNLDLSCNPISYIQGNQLGDLLRLEEFRLVGGRLRRIEMATFQGLARLSLLNVSGNLLSTLEEGVFHSADALRHLGLDGNPLACDCRLLWLAQRRSALDFGGGLPTCGALGQWDFLDYTAVEMAELLTCRPPRVQLHQPGLVSVDQGHTAVMRCNAEGQPEPSVTWLDPKRRALMDAGRIRAVANGSMEVRYAQPQDAGVYRCVASNAAGYDTRPVELHVRALTKKKPFHFKSWLAALPSSSPDMQEPPFDVKTLLIAASIGFLSFFSSVGLCFVTIFFWSKGRGQIKHTANIAYVPHSAATGRNAGTGNYMETSRFTMKLM from the coding sequence ATGCAGGCAGGCCGCCATTACACGGTGCGGTGGGGGGCTTTTTGCTTTCTGACTGCCGGCTTGGCAGTGACCTCACAAGTGCTGGGGTCGTGCCCTCACCACTGCCACTGCGGCACAACCTCGTCCACTATCAACTGCTCTTATGCCCAACTGGCCGTGGTACCGGAGCGCCTCCCGCTAGATTTGACCGGACTCAACCTGAGCCACAATGCCATCAGAACTCTGCCGCCTGAGCAATTCGGGGCTTTGACGCGACTGGAGGACTTGGACTTGAGCGACAACCACTTGGCGTATGTGGACGCCGACGCCTTCCTGGGCCTGCGGAGCTTGTTGGATCTACGTTTGGCTCGCAACCGTCTGAAGGTGCTTCCGGTCGGAGCCTTCGCCGGTTTGTCGAGACTACGGCTGCTCGACGTGAGCCGCAACGAGATCCTCGGCTTCCTGGATTTCACTTTCCGAGACTTAGCTGACCTGCGCGTCCTGGAAGCGCTGCACAACGATGTTGTCTTCATCTCTCGCCAGGCCTTTGCAGGTTTATCTGACCTGCGCCAGCTCCACCTGGATGCCTGCAACCTCACCTTGGTGCCCACTGAGGCCTTTGCACGCCTTGGCAGGTTAACCGTTTTACATCTGCACCGTCTTGATTCCAGCGTGTTGCCAAACTACGCTTTCCTTGGCCTGGCACGGCTGAAGGAACTCATCATCACCGATTGGCCCAGACTGGAGATGTTGTCTGCAAACAGCCTGGTTGGCCTCAATCTTACATCCCTTGCGATTCGAAACTGCAAAATCAGCGCTGTTCCTTATGCTGCTTTACATCACCTAGTCTACCTTGTAAACCTTGATTTGTCTTGTAACCCAATCAGCTACATCCAAGGCAACCAGCTCGGCGACCTGCTGAGGCTAGAAGAGTTCCGCCTAGTCGGGGGGCGACTGCGGCGCATCGAAATGGCGACGTTCCAAGGTTTGGCACGTCTGAGCCTGCTCAACGTGTCGGGAAACCTCCTGAGCaccctggaggagggcgtctttCACTCGGCGGACGCCCTCCGACATCTTGGACTGGACGGAAACCCGCTGGCATGCGACTGCCGCCTGCTTTGGCTAGCGCAGCGACGTTCGGCGCTGGACTTTGGGGGAGGCCTGCCGACGTGCGGTGCTCTCGGTCAATGGGATTTTCTGGACTACACCGCAGTGGAAATGGCGGAGCTGCTCACGTGCCGGCCCCCTCGTGTCCAACTGCACCAACCTGGGCTGGTAAGCGTGGACCAGGGCCACACGGCAGTGATGCGCTGTAATGCGGAAGGCCAGCCCGAGCCATCTGTCACCTGGCTCGACCCGAAGCGGAGAGCTTTAATGGATGCGGGCAGGATACGGGCGGTCGCCAATGGCTCGATGGAGGTCCGCTACGCCCAGCCGCAGGATGCAGGCGTTTACCGCTGCGTGGCATCCAATGCGGCGGGATATGACACGCGGCCTGTTGAGCTCCACGTCAGAGCCCTCACCAAGAAGAAGCCCTTTCACTTCAAAAGCTGGCTGGCCGCCTTGCCGTCTTCGTCGCCGGACATGCAGGAGCCGCCGTTCGATGTCAAGACGCTGCTGATCGCGGCATCCATCGGCTTCCTGTCGTTTTTCAGCTCAGTCGGCCTGTGTTTTGTCACCATCTTCTTCTGGAGTAAGGGCAGAGGGCAGATAAAACACACCGCCAACATTGCGTATGTGCCACATAGTGCTGCCACCGGCAGAAATGCCGGCACCGGCAACTACATGGAGACGAGCAGGTTTACAATGAAGCTTATGTAA